One genomic segment of Rubripirellula tenax includes these proteins:
- a CDS encoding arylsulfatase: MRLTALLLLIAATLSAVASVASAADKPNILVIMGDDIGWFNPSCYNHGMMGYQTPNIDSIARGGVMFTDAYGQQSCTAGRAAFITGQCPKRTGLLKIGMPGEDSGLQKEDPTIAELLKPMGYATGQFGKNHLGDLDKYLPTNHGFDEFYGNLYHLNAEEEPEDPDYPKDPEFRKKFGPRGVIKSSADGKIEDTGPLTSKRMETIDTEFLGGAMDFIDRQHKADKPFFCWFNSTRMHIFTHLQDEAKGKTGRGIYADGMVEHDGHVGQLLGKLDELGITENTIVIYTTDNGAEKFSWPDGGTSPFRGEKASTWEGGIRVPFAIRWPAAIKGGRVSNEIVSLEDCLPTLLAAAGEPAIKEKLLKGHQAGDTTYKVHVDGYNFLPYLKGEVESGPRDTYFAFVDDGSLGALRYKAFKFHFSTQTRDGIGSWFFKQEERKAPLVIDLRADPFEVAPEDSSYYDDWLVRHMYVMVPLKNLVGNFMATFKDFPVRQESGTFTPKQ, from the coding sequence ATGAGACTGACTGCTCTATTGCTCTTGATCGCGGCTACACTTTCGGCGGTTGCAAGCGTCGCTTCCGCCGCGGACAAACCGAACATCCTGGTCATCATGGGCGACGACATTGGGTGGTTCAATCCGAGTTGTTACAACCACGGCATGATGGGATATCAAACGCCCAACATTGATTCGATTGCACGCGGCGGAGTGATGTTCACGGATGCCTATGGCCAACAAAGTTGCACGGCCGGGCGAGCGGCGTTCATCACTGGGCAATGCCCCAAGCGAACGGGACTGCTCAAAATTGGAATGCCTGGCGAGGATTCCGGATTGCAAAAAGAAGATCCGACCATCGCCGAACTCCTCAAGCCGATGGGTTACGCGACCGGGCAATTCGGTAAGAACCACCTCGGCGATCTCGATAAGTATCTGCCGACCAACCACGGCTTCGATGAGTTCTACGGCAACCTGTACCACCTCAACGCCGAAGAAGAACCCGAAGATCCGGACTATCCCAAGGATCCCGAGTTCCGCAAGAAGTTCGGTCCACGCGGTGTGATCAAGTCCAGTGCCGACGGAAAAATCGAAGACACCGGGCCGCTGACCAGCAAGCGAATGGAAACCATCGACACCGAATTCCTCGGCGGTGCGATGGACTTCATCGACCGACAACACAAAGCCGACAAGCCATTCTTCTGTTGGTTCAATTCGACTCGCATGCACATCTTCACGCACTTGCAAGACGAAGCCAAGGGAAAGACCGGGCGCGGCATCTACGCCGACGGCATGGTCGAACACGACGGTCACGTTGGTCAATTGCTTGGTAAGCTCGATGAACTCGGCATCACCGAAAACACGATCGTGATCTACACGACCGACAACGGAGCCGAAAAGTTTTCATGGCCCGACGGAGGAACGAGTCCCTTCCGTGGTGAGAAAGCGTCGACGTGGGAAGGCGGCATTCGCGTGCCGTTCGCAATCCGCTGGCCAGCTGCGATCAAGGGCGGACGTGTCTCCAACGAAATCGTCTCGCTCGAAGACTGCCTGCCAACGTTGCTCGCCGCTGCGGGCGAACCCGCGATCAAAGAGAAGTTGCTCAAGGGCCATCAAGCGGGCGACACCACCTACAAAGTCCACGTCGACGGCTACAATTTCTTGCCGTATTTGAAAGGCGAAGTCGAATCTGGACCGCGAGACACGTACTTTGCTTTCGTCGACGACGGCAGCCTTGGTGCGCTGCGATACAAGGCGTTCAAGTTTCACTTTTCAACCCAAACGCGAGATGGCATCGGGTCATGGTTCTTCAAGCAAGAAGAACGCAAGGCACCGCTGGTCATTGACTTGCGAGCCGACCCGTTCGAGGTCGCGCCCGAAGATTCTTCGTACTACGACGATTGGCTCGTGCGTCACATGTATGTGATGGTGCCCCTGAAAAACCTTGTCGGCAACTTCATGGCCACATTCAAGGACTTCCCCGTCCGGCAAGAAAGCGGCACCTTCACCCCCAAACAATAA
- a CDS encoding GxxExxY protein, translating to MPVRCAHSIANLSTDEFGELDYRVMGHAFDMHNELGRLADERIYQADLAARIETTGMRTRREFKIQLSHQSFCKSLFVDFVVADRGVYELKAVKKITDAHLGQLLTYLLLLDLSHGKIIDFGSSEVESKFVNATLDSESRRAFRINASDYRGEDHFRDLVIELLRDWGTSLTLSLYIEAIEHLLGGNQVATAMLPLNRNGVPLGNQRFQLASSDTAFRLTAMKQGLDAFQKQLSRLVLHSPLQAIHWVNIAHALVTFRTIRRASCKVW from the coding sequence ATGCCCGTCCGATGTGCTCATTCGATTGCAAACCTTTCCACGGACGAGTTCGGTGAACTTGATTACCGGGTGATGGGGCATGCGTTTGATATGCACAACGAACTGGGGCGATTGGCGGATGAACGAATTTACCAAGCCGATCTAGCTGCTCGGATTGAGACGACCGGCATGAGGACTCGTCGCGAGTTCAAGATCCAACTTTCGCATCAGTCGTTTTGCAAATCGTTGTTCGTTGACTTCGTCGTCGCGGATCGGGGTGTGTATGAGTTGAAGGCAGTCAAGAAGATCACGGACGCTCACCTTGGGCAGTTGTTGACGTACCTGCTGTTACTCGATTTGTCGCATGGGAAAATCATTGACTTCGGATCTTCCGAAGTGGAATCCAAATTCGTCAACGCCACGCTCGACTCAGAATCGCGTCGAGCGTTTCGAATCAATGCATCCGACTATCGCGGCGAGGACCATTTTCGAGATCTCGTGATCGAACTGCTTCGAGATTGGGGAACCTCGCTGACCTTGTCGCTTTACATCGAAGCAATCGAACACCTGCTCGGCGGAAACCAAGTGGCCACTGCGATGCTACCGCTCAATCGAAACGGCGTTCCCCTGGGCAACCAGCGTTTTCAGCTCGCTTCAAGCGACACCGCGTTTAGGTTGACCGCAATGAAACAAGGCCTTGACGCATTTCAGAAACAGCTGTCGAGGCTCGTGCTGCACAGTCCACTTCAAGCGATCCACTGGGTCAATATCGCCCACGCTTTAGTCACCTTTCGTACGATCCGCCGCGCATCGTGCAAAGTTTGGTAA
- a CDS encoding amidohydrolase gives MPLLTKQLIASLLVIVIACLGCDRCLGQSADAIFVGGDIITVNDVSPSAEAIAIRDGKIVAVGDRDAVMQTRGPETKIVDLDGQTMLPGFIDGHSHFINALSVANQANVYPPPFGPGDSVDAIVSAVKTLQAEQQFSPGELIMAYGYDDNALPADRKLTAADLDAAFADNPVIVQHVSLHGAVLNSAALKKYAITAETATPPGGIILRKPGTNEPEGLLMETAYLPIFESLEKPKGEALIQAIQRGQQIYAEAGITTSHEGSSTALDVQILNRAATNGELYIDVIAFPFITELDRVLTSFLANQFGKYNQRFKLGGVKITIDGSPQGKTAEFTTPYLTGGPGGEPRWRGEPTFPIETFDGMVKKVYDAGLPLIVHCNGDAAIDHLLAAHEKALGDKKSDDHRTGIIHCQFVRKDQLDKIAEYKLFPSFYTEHTYFFAATHIQNRGLEQASFLSPLKSSLDRGIRFANHTDFNVAPIDQMFVIWSAVNRMSREGEVLDPEQRISAIEAIKAVTIHPAYWCREKDRKGSLEVGKLADFVILDKNPQKVDPIAIKDIRVIKTIKEGVTVFALPNPRRPE, from the coding sequence ATGCCTCTTCTTACAAAACAATTGATTGCCTCACTCTTGGTGATCGTCATCGCCTGTTTGGGCTGTGATCGTTGCCTGGGTCAGTCTGCCGATGCGATCTTCGTTGGTGGTGACATCATCACCGTCAATGACGTGTCGCCGTCGGCGGAAGCCATTGCGATTCGTGATGGCAAAATCGTTGCGGTGGGCGATCGCGACGCGGTGATGCAGACCCGCGGGCCTGAGACAAAGATTGTTGATCTGGATGGTCAAACGATGCTGCCGGGATTCATCGACGGTCACAGCCATTTTATCAACGCTCTTTCCGTCGCCAATCAAGCCAACGTCTATCCGCCGCCGTTCGGGCCGGGTGATTCCGTCGACGCGATTGTCAGCGCCGTTAAGACGCTGCAAGCCGAGCAGCAGTTTTCGCCCGGCGAATTGATCATGGCGTATGGCTATGACGACAATGCTTTGCCAGCGGATCGCAAGTTGACAGCGGCTGACTTGGATGCGGCGTTCGCCGACAACCCCGTCATTGTTCAACATGTGTCCCTGCACGGTGCCGTGCTGAACTCGGCCGCACTGAAGAAATACGCAATCACGGCAGAAACCGCCACGCCGCCCGGTGGGATCATCCTGCGGAAACCGGGCACGAACGAACCCGAGGGCTTGTTGATGGAAACGGCGTACCTGCCAATTTTTGAGTCGCTTGAAAAACCCAAGGGTGAGGCTCTCATCCAAGCCATCCAACGTGGACAGCAAATCTACGCTGAAGCGGGCATCACGACGTCTCATGAGGGCTCGTCGACTGCGTTGGATGTGCAGATTTTGAACCGTGCCGCCACCAACGGGGAACTTTACATCGACGTCATTGCGTTTCCGTTCATCACGGAACTCGATCGGGTACTGACGTCGTTTCTGGCCAATCAATTCGGCAAGTACAACCAACGATTCAAACTTGGCGGCGTCAAAATCACGATCGACGGTTCACCCCAGGGCAAGACCGCGGAGTTCACGACGCCGTATCTGACCGGCGGCCCCGGCGGCGAACCACGTTGGCGAGGCGAACCGACGTTTCCGATTGAAACGTTCGACGGCATGGTGAAGAAAGTTTACGACGCGGGCTTGCCGTTGATCGTGCATTGTAATGGCGACGCGGCGATCGACCATCTGTTGGCGGCGCACGAAAAGGCGTTGGGCGACAAGAAGTCCGACGATCATCGAACGGGCATCATTCACTGCCAATTCGTGCGGAAGGATCAACTCGACAAGATCGCCGAGTATAAGCTGTTCCCTTCGTTCTACACCGAGCACACGTACTTCTTCGCGGCCACGCACATTCAAAACCGCGGGCTGGAACAGGCATCGTTTCTAAGCCCGCTGAAATCATCGCTGGATCGAGGCATCCGGTTCGCTAACCACACCGATTTCAACGTCGCTCCGATCGACCAAATGTTCGTGATCTGGTCGGCGGTCAATCGCATGTCACGTGAAGGCGAAGTGCTTGATCCAGAACAGCGGATTTCAGCGATCGAAGCGATCAAGGCGGTGACTATTCACCCGGCGTATTGGTGTCGCGAGAAAGATCGCAAGGGATCGCTCGAAGTCGGCAAACTGGCCGACTTTGTGATCTTGGACAAGAACCCGCAGAAGGTCGACCCAATCGCGATCAAGGACATTCGTGTGATAAAAACAATCAAGGAAGGCGTGACTGTTTTTGCGTTGCCCAATCCAAGGAGACCAGAGTGA
- a CDS encoding META domain-containing protein — MKTVCSLLIFALLSTPVAAQDSLPSWNDGASKQAIVAFVKKVTTEGSESFVPAAERIAVFDNDGTLWCEFPLPNQATFAFDEIKRLLPENPVWKDDPAVTALVSGDVAALKADHNAGLIKIIALTHAGLTPDEFDERVQNWLATAKHPKFDCAYTNVIYQPMLEVLNYLRANDFETWIVSGGGKDFMRVFAEATYGIPPQQIIGSYGKLKYELKEGKPTLTKTLDSLFVDDKEGKPVGIAQFIGRRPIACFGNSDGDQAMMEYTTIDNPRPSFGLIVHHTDAEREYAYDANPTSSGKLTTALDAAPQRGWTVVDMKQDWKTVFPDDPKDGTSSLIGEWLVEDIAGKGVVDRVQTTVNFSADGTASGSTGVNRYSGKADIDGNKLTFGSLATTRMAGPAALMDQEQRFLTAAETIVAFEFGEPGIVYFLDNNANRAMKLSKK; from the coding sequence ATGAAAACAGTCTGTTCACTTCTGATCTTCGCTCTCCTGTCGACACCTGTCGCGGCCCAAGACTCGTTGCCGTCTTGGAATGACGGGGCGTCGAAGCAAGCGATCGTTGCGTTTGTGAAGAAGGTAACGACCGAGGGTTCCGAGTCGTTCGTTCCGGCGGCGGAGCGGATTGCGGTGTTCGACAATGACGGCACGTTGTGGTGCGAGTTCCCGCTGCCCAACCAAGCCACCTTTGCGTTCGACGAAATCAAGCGTCTGTTGCCCGAGAATCCCGTTTGGAAAGACGATCCTGCCGTCACGGCGCTGGTCAGCGGTGATGTTGCGGCCTTGAAGGCCGACCACAACGCGGGCTTGATAAAGATCATCGCGTTGACGCACGCGGGGCTGACGCCTGACGAGTTTGACGAGCGAGTACAGAACTGGCTGGCGACCGCAAAACATCCCAAGTTCGACTGTGCTTACACGAACGTCATTTACCAACCGATGTTGGAAGTGCTCAATTACTTGCGAGCCAATGACTTTGAAACGTGGATCGTGTCGGGCGGCGGCAAGGACTTCATGCGAGTGTTCGCCGAAGCGACGTACGGGATCCCGCCCCAGCAAATCATCGGTTCGTACGGGAAGCTGAAGTATGAACTGAAAGAGGGTAAGCCGACGCTGACCAAGACGCTCGATTCGTTGTTCGTCGATGACAAAGAAGGCAAACCGGTGGGGATCGCTCAGTTCATTGGTCGTCGTCCGATCGCGTGCTTTGGAAACAGCGACGGAGATCAGGCGATGATGGAATACACCACGATCGACAACCCGCGACCAAGCTTCGGTTTGATCGTGCATCACACCGACGCCGAGCGTGAATACGCTTACGACGCGAACCCGACCAGCAGCGGCAAACTGACAACGGCACTCGACGCCGCTCCGCAGCGAGGATGGACGGTCGTGGATATGAAGCAAGATTGGAAAACGGTGTTCCCCGATGACCCCAAGGACGGAACGTCCAGCCTGATTGGCGAATGGTTGGTCGAAGACATCGCCGGCAAGGGCGTCGTTGATCGCGTTCAGACAACGGTCAATTTTTCAGCCGATGGCACCGCCAGTGGCAGCACGGGTGTGAATCGCTATTCGGGTAAAGCCGACATCGACGGCAACAAGCTGACCTTTGGGTCATTGGCCACCACTCGGATGGCCGGCCCTGCGGCGCTGATGGACCAAGAGCAGCGTTTCTTGACGGCAGCCGAAACGATCGTGGCTTTCGAGTTTGGTGAACCTGGGATCGTTTACTTCCTCGACAACAATGCCAACCGAGCGATGAAACTATCGAAGAAATAG
- a CDS encoding arylsulfatase: MMRRLSISFGCLVMFATSGFTSGQDILPFPPTPSASQAGVTIASSTYQKRVEPKRLPADAPNILIVLMDDLGAGTPSTYGGEIHTPTLSRIAGAGVSYNRFHSTAMCSPTRASLLTGRNHTRVGNGQIAAIANDFDGFSGIIPKSSATMAEVLKAYGYNTSAFGKWHNTPEEQITNKGPFEYWPTGYGFEYFYGFLAGEASQYEPTMVRNTNYVAHPEVSGGNDHYHLSEDLADDAITWLREQKAYAPDKPFFMYWAPGASHGPHHVMKEWADKYHGKFDDGWDAYRERVFVNQKRLGWIPENAKLTARADSMASWDSIPESEKPFQRRLMEIFAGFTEHADAQVGRVIDEVESQGRLDNTLVLYIWGDNGSSSEGLYGTISEQLAQNGIPTKISQHLTALEELGGLDALGTAKTDNMYHAGWAWAGSTPYKGTKLQGAYFGGTRQPMAVSWPKKLKADKTARPQFHHVVDIAPTIYELLDIPAPQVVNGFSQDPFDGVSMAYSLDDPAATGTRQTQFFDIMASRGVYQNGWFASARGPREPWVGGIPPGIREWSPLTDTWELYNIDEDWTQANDLAAANPAKLEEMKALFLTESAKNKNLPIGGGLWSTALYHPEDAPASPLTQWTFDHPITGMPESAAPKLGKVSSVVTMEVDVPQDANGVLYALAGFSGGVTCYVNEGILCYEFNLFEIERTKIRSSSTLPIGQATIEIESKLVDKIGGPMEITLRVDGKEVGKGRVPRAMSLHFTSNATFDIGTDLDSPVSLDYYDEAPFEFSGAIGKTTVTYTTK; the protein is encoded by the coding sequence ATGATGCGACGACTCTCCATTTCGTTTGGCTGCTTGGTAATGTTCGCCACCAGCGGATTCACGTCGGGACAAGACATTTTGCCTTTCCCGCCAACCCCTTCGGCTTCGCAAGCCGGCGTGACGATTGCCAGTTCAACCTATCAAAAACGTGTCGAGCCGAAGCGTCTGCCTGCGGATGCTCCGAATATCTTGATCGTCTTGATGGATGACTTGGGTGCCGGAACGCCATCGACGTACGGCGGTGAGATCCATACGCCGACGCTCAGCCGAATCGCCGGTGCAGGCGTTTCGTACAACCGATTTCACTCGACCGCGATGTGTTCGCCAACTCGGGCATCACTGTTGACCGGTCGCAATCACACCCGCGTCGGCAACGGCCAGATCGCTGCGATCGCCAATGATTTCGACGGATTCAGTGGCATCATTCCCAAGTCTTCCGCGACGATGGCGGAGGTGTTGAAGGCGTACGGTTACAACACGTCCGCGTTCGGCAAGTGGCACAACACGCCCGAAGAACAGATCACCAACAAGGGGCCATTCGAGTATTGGCCGACGGGTTACGGGTTTGAGTACTTTTACGGATTCCTGGCCGGTGAAGCATCGCAGTACGAACCGACGATGGTACGCAACACGAACTACGTCGCCCATCCAGAAGTGTCCGGTGGCAACGATCACTATCACCTGTCCGAAGATTTGGCCGACGACGCGATCACTTGGCTGCGGGAACAGAAAGCCTACGCACCCGACAAGCCGTTCTTTATGTATTGGGCGCCCGGTGCGTCGCATGGTCCGCATCACGTGATGAAGGAATGGGCGGACAAGTACCACGGAAAGTTTGATGACGGCTGGGATGCCTATCGCGAGCGCGTGTTCGTGAATCAGAAACGACTTGGCTGGATTCCGGAGAACGCCAAGCTGACGGCTCGCGCGGACTCGATGGCCTCGTGGGATTCGATTCCCGAAAGCGAGAAGCCGTTTCAACGTCGCTTGATGGAAATCTTTGCTGGATTCACCGAACACGCGGACGCGCAAGTCGGACGTGTGATCGACGAGGTGGAATCTCAGGGCAGGCTCGACAACACGTTGGTGCTGTATATCTGGGGTGACAACGGTTCGTCGTCCGAAGGACTCTACGGGACGATCAGCGAGCAGTTGGCTCAAAACGGAATTCCGACCAAAATTTCGCAGCACTTGACGGCATTGGAAGAGCTCGGCGGACTCGATGCGTTGGGCACCGCGAAGACCGACAACATGTATCACGCCGGATGGGCTTGGGCGGGCAGCACGCCGTACAAGGGAACCAAGTTGCAAGGTGCGTACTTCGGTGGCACACGGCAACCGATGGCGGTGTCTTGGCCTAAGAAACTCAAGGCAGACAAAACAGCTCGACCTCAATTCCACCACGTCGTCGACATCGCTCCGACGATTTATGAATTGCTGGACATCCCTGCTCCTCAAGTCGTCAACGGTTTTTCGCAGGATCCATTCGATGGCGTCAGCATGGCTTATTCGCTTGACGATCCGGCAGCGACTGGCACGCGTCAAACGCAGTTCTTCGACATCATGGCCAGTCGCGGCGTGTACCAGAACGGTTGGTTCGCGAGTGCTCGCGGGCCGCGTGAACCTTGGGTCGGCGGCATTCCGCCGGGCATTCGCGAGTGGTCGCCGCTGACCGATACCTGGGAGCTTTACAACATCGACGAAGACTGGACGCAGGCGAACGATTTGGCGGCGGCCAATCCAGCCAAGCTGGAAGAGATGAAAGCGTTGTTTCTGACCGAGTCGGCGAAGAACAAAAACTTACCCATCGGTGGCGGCCTTTGGTCGACGGCGCTTTATCACCCCGAGGACGCACCGGCATCGCCCCTGACCCAGTGGACTTTCGATCATCCGATCACCGGCATGCCGGAATCCGCCGCACCGAAACTGGGTAAGGTCAGCAGCGTCGTGACGATGGAAGTCGATGTCCCCCAAGACGCCAACGGTGTGTTGTACGCCTTGGCGGGTTTCTCTGGGGGAGTGACCTGTTACGTGAACGAGGGCATCCTGTGTTACGAATTCAACCTGTTTGAAATTGAACGCACGAAGATTCGTTCCTCGTCCACGCTTCCGATTGGCCAAGCAACGATCGAAATCGAATCCAAGCTGGTCGACAAGATCGGCGGGCCAATGGAGATCACATTGCGAGTGGACGGCAAGGAAGTCGGCAAGGGCCGCGTGCCTCGCGCGATGTCGTTGCACTTCACCAGCAACGCAACGTTCGACATCGGCACGGACCTGGATTCGCCCGTCTCGCTGGACTACTACGACGAAGCACCATTCGAGTTCAGCGGTGCGATTGGCAAGACCACTGTGACTTACACGACGAAGTGA
- a CDS encoding DUF3302 domain-containing protein produces the protein MEYQFESMGPAIRVIVLVFMMVFAVLALGLVVMLAMLPGRIAASRNHPQQQAVSVCGWVGLPTGILWAIAMVWAFWIDKDQRTASPTIDSKLAGQLDQLEKSLTALEASR, from the coding sequence ATGGAATATCAATTTGAGTCCATGGGCCCGGCGATCCGCGTGATCGTTTTGGTGTTCATGATGGTCTTTGCGGTTCTTGCGCTGGGTTTGGTCGTCATGCTGGCGATGCTGCCCGGCCGGATCGCCGCCTCGCGAAATCATCCTCAGCAACAAGCCGTCAGCGTTTGCGGATGGGTGGGATTGCCGACGGGAATCCTTTGGGCGATCGCGATGGTGTGGGCGTTTTGGATCGACAAGGATCAACGAACCGCATCGCCAACGATTGACTCAAAACTAGCCGGTCAACTCGACCAGCTCGAAAAATCACTCACCGCCCTCGAAGCAAGCCGCTAA
- a CDS encoding HlyD family secretion protein — translation MSWLLGGIYCGVLWLVFAKLKLIRLSLPIAIVAGSIGPSLIIALLFCAQYFHPLTYNAIAFEQVVPIAAGVNQRGRVIEVAVKPNVPVKAGEVLFRVDPVPYENTIRQLTAALEQANQSEKVAEASVELANASLDQATSSLELAKKTRDREQKLMDENAGSQQSLDTAINGYNQAAASAIQASTSLSQANLAVSSAAAQIVQTQTQLDTANYQLEQTTVVAPTDGYVVNLQLREGMMVGAVSGPVLSFVLENSDDNRGVVVASFNQKNYLRIKPGQYAEVALHSHPGEIFTGRVLNTIDVTGAGQLTASGILPTILSSGKPSAFAVRIKLDEADSVRLPGGTQALAAVYTEDIQIAGLPVMFVIRAQSWLRYLM, via the coding sequence ATGAGCTGGTTACTTGGTGGAATTTATTGCGGCGTACTCTGGCTCGTTTTTGCGAAGCTGAAGCTCATTCGATTGTCCTTACCGATTGCGATCGTGGCGGGTTCGATTGGGCCTTCGCTGATCATCGCACTGTTGTTTTGTGCTCAGTACTTTCATCCGCTGACGTACAACGCAATCGCGTTTGAGCAAGTCGTGCCCATCGCTGCGGGCGTCAATCAACGCGGTCGTGTGATCGAAGTGGCGGTCAAACCCAACGTGCCCGTCAAAGCGGGCGAGGTTCTGTTTCGTGTCGACCCGGTTCCTTACGAAAACACGATTCGGCAATTGACCGCGGCACTAGAACAGGCCAACCAGAGCGAGAAGGTCGCCGAGGCGTCGGTAGAATTGGCCAACGCCAGCTTGGACCAGGCGACTTCAAGCTTGGAGCTTGCCAAGAAAACTCGCGATCGTGAACAGAAGCTGATGGATGAAAACGCAGGCAGCCAACAGAGCCTCGACACCGCGATCAACGGCTACAACCAAGCAGCCGCGTCCGCGATCCAAGCCAGCACATCGTTGTCGCAAGCCAACTTGGCGGTCAGTTCCGCAGCAGCCCAAATCGTGCAAACGCAAACCCAACTCGACACCGCCAACTATCAACTCGAACAAACGACTGTTGTTGCACCGACGGACGGATACGTCGTCAACTTGCAGCTTCGCGAGGGCATGATGGTCGGCGCGGTCAGTGGTCCGGTGCTCAGCTTTGTGCTCGAAAATTCGGACGACAACCGTGGTGTCGTCGTGGCTTCGTTCAACCAGAAAAACTATTTGAGAATCAAGCCCGGTCAATACGCCGAAGTGGCACTGCACAGTCATCCAGGCGAAATTTTCACAGGACGAGTCCTCAACACGATTGATGTGACGGGCGCTGGTCAGTTGACCGCATCGGGAATCCTGCCGACGATTCTAAGTTCGGGAAAACCATCTGCGTTCGCCGTGCGAATCAAACTCGACGAGGCTGACAGCGTCCGGTTGCCCGGTGGTACTCAAGCGCTCGCGGCCGTTTACACCGAAGACATTCAAATCGCCGGATTGCCGGTGATGTTTGTGATCCGAGCCCAAAGTTGGTTGCGGTACTTGATGTAA
- a CDS encoding lipid-binding SYLF domain-containing protein codes for MPSSLARVAVVFSFGCLLSFAYLNHAPMVSAQGTPETAEDRVVRESTTVLRETMDTAGSRIPQAMLADAFGVAIIPNVVKGSFIVGARHGRGLVFVREPNGIWHAPVFVSLTGGNIGWQVGVQSSDIILVFKTARSIQGLLSGKLTLGADAAAAAGPVGRETGVATDGQLKAEIYTYSRSRGLFAGVSIDGSVVRVDPIANGSYYRSPAPGQPVIVPTAAGELTIAVASYAGHAEANPQPAFNPGLGEHHVSRESEVIRNQLVQLAPQLYKILDEQWANFLALPAEMFRGTDPDPASLQTIIDRFTAVQSDPQFRDLADRPEFRSVDGMLRHYQHSLAVTAGELKLPPPPSR; via the coding sequence GTGCCAAGTTCACTCGCCCGCGTCGCCGTTGTTTTTTCCTTCGGATGCCTGTTGTCGTTCGCATACCTGAACCACGCTCCCATGGTGTCCGCCCAGGGCACGCCCGAAACGGCGGAGGATCGGGTGGTTCGCGAATCAACGACGGTGCTTCGCGAAACGATGGACACGGCGGGTAGCCGCATTCCGCAAGCGATGTTGGCAGACGCGTTTGGTGTTGCGATCATTCCCAATGTCGTCAAAGGCAGTTTTATCGTCGGTGCGAGGCATGGCCGTGGCCTGGTATTCGTTCGGGAACCCAACGGAATTTGGCATGCGCCCGTCTTTGTGTCGTTGACCGGCGGAAATATTGGCTGGCAAGTCGGTGTTCAGTCGTCGGACATTATCCTGGTCTTCAAAACCGCGCGCAGCATCCAAGGACTACTGTCGGGCAAGTTGACTTTGGGCGCCGATGCCGCCGCAGCCGCGGGCCCCGTCGGACGCGAAACCGGTGTGGCCACCGATGGTCAACTCAAAGCGGAAATCTACACCTACTCGCGCAGTCGCGGACTATTCGCAGGCGTTTCGATTGACGGATCCGTTGTTCGAGTCGATCCGATCGCCAACGGCTCGTATTATCGAAGCCCCGCGCCGGGCCAGCCGGTAATCGTCCCGACCGCCGCCGGCGAGTTAACGATCGCGGTTGCTTCGTACGCCGGTCACGCGGAAGCCAATCCGCAACCCGCATTCAACCCCGGACTTGGTGAACATCACGTGTCTCGCGAATCCGAGGTGATCCGCAATCAGCTCGTTCAACTTGCTCCCCAGTTGTACAAAATACTCGACGAACAATGGGCGAACTTTCTGGCGTTGCCCGCCGAAATGTTCCGCGGCACGGACCCCGATCCCGCTTCGCTGCAGACCATCATCGATCGATTCACTGCCGTACAATCGGATCCTCAATTTCGCGACCTGGCCGATCGCCCTGAGTTTCGATCCGTCGACGGGATGCTCCGTCACTATCAACATTCGCTTGCGGTCACCGCAGGAGAACTCAAGCTTCCACCACCGCCCAGTCGTTAG